One window of Dermacentor andersoni chromosome 7, qqDerAnde1_hic_scaffold, whole genome shotgun sequence genomic DNA carries:
- the LOC129385602 gene encoding uncharacterized protein has translation MPKNQNTLACYLDKKTRTTQDVHFSAPSQLPKVIQTQATSGTRLYHCSAAEIAFTSGFATAVSQHVGDKAYEIIGPDHESPQGANNISVAEVSPIPLGSYHDR, from the exons atgccaaaaaatcaaaatacattggcatgttatttggacaagaaaacta ggacaacccaggacgtgcatttctcagcacccagtcaactgccaaaagtgattcaaacacaggccacca gtggaactcggctgtaccactgcagtgctgcggaaattgccttcaccagcggctttgcaacagctgtttcgcagcatgtcg gagacaaagcctacgaaattattggccctgatcatgagagccctcaaggggcaaacaacatctctgttgcagaagtgagcccgataccacttggaagttaccatgacagatga